TTATTATTATATGTTCGTCAACAGAGGCACTTGCTGCAACGGCGTAAACAGTACTTATTATATTGTAGTTGGTCGCTCAACAAGTCCGTTTGGACCATTTGTTGACAAGAACGGAACAGCATTGACAAACGGTGGCGGAACAACAGTTTTAGCAACACAAGGAAATTATATTGGACCGGGTCATTTGTCCAGAATTGTGGGAACTCAAAAAGGATCTGTTCATTATTATGATGGAGCAGATAGCGGAAACCCAAAACTAGAAATTGTATATTTTACATGGGCATCAGGATGGCCTACACTTTCTTATTAAAAATACTATAAAGAGGAAAGTTACACAAAGCTTTCCTCTTTATAACTTATAAAAAACATTATGAAAAAAGCACTTTTAATCACATTTCTTATTGCCATTTGTAATCAGGTTAGTTTCGCTCAAGGCGGAATTACTGTAGTAACCATAAAAAACAATGCAGATGCACCAACGATCAATAAAAACATTTACGGACATTTTGCAGAACATTTAGGACGTTCTATTTATGGAGGTTTTTTTGTGGGAGATACATCGAAAATTCCAAATACAAAAGGAGTTAGAAATGATATTATTAAAGCTTTAAAAGAATTAAAAATTCCAAATCTAAGATGGCCAGGCGGATGTTTTGCTGATACGTATCACTGGAAAGACGGAATTGGTCCACAACAAGAAAGACCAACAATCGTAAACAAATGGTGGGGCGGAACAACAGAAGACAATAGTTTTGGAACACATGATTTCTTAAATATGTGCGAACTTCTTGGCGCAGAACCTTATTTATCAGGAAACGTAGGAAGCGGAACCGTTCAGGAATTGGCTGATTGGGTTCAGTACACAAATTTCAGCGGTAAAAGCCCGATGAGTGATTTGCGTAAAAAAAACGGAAGAACAGAACCTTGGAAAGTTAAATTCTGGGGAATCGGAAATGAAGCTTGGGGTTGTGGAGGAAATATGACAGCAGAATATTATGCAAATGAATACCGCAAATATGCCACCTTCATGTCAGATTGGGAAAACACAGGCGGAATTACTCGCATCGCTTCAGGTTCAAATAGCGCCGATTATAACTGGACAGAAGTTCTAATGAAAAACATTCCGATCAATATGTTAGGCGGAGTTGGAGTGCATCATTATGCAGTAATTGATTGGGGTAAAAAAGGCGACGGAGTAAATTTCACCGAAGACGGATATTTCCATACCATGCAATCTGCTTTAAAAATGGAAGAATTGATTACTAAACATTCTGCTATAATGGATAAATACGATCCAGAGAAAAAAGTAGCCATGATTGTAGACGAATGGGGCGCTTGGTATGAAGTAGAACAAGGAACAAATCCAGGTTTTTTATACCAACAAAACACAATGAGAGATGCAGTTTTGGCGGGAGCAACACTTAATATTTTCAACAATCATTCAGATAGAGTTCGTATGGCAAATTTGGCTCAATGTGTAAATGTTTTGCAAGCCGTAATTCTAACAGACAAAGCAAAAATGATTACAACGCCAACGTATCATGTCATGAAAATGTACAGCGTTCATCAGGATGCAAAATTGCTACCGGTAAGTTTCCAATCGCCATTATATACATTTAATGGAGAAACACTTCCTGCAGTATCAGCTTCGGCATCAAAAGACAAAAGCGGATTAGTTCATATTTCGCTAGTAAATGTTGACGCAAAAAATAAAAACACAATCGAAATTGATGTAAAAGATCTTGGTGTTAAAAACTTCACAGGAACAATTATAACATCGGCAAAATTGCAAGATTACAATTCATTCGATACTCCAAACAAAATTGTACCAACAGTTTTTAAAGGTTTCGAAAACAAAAAAGGAAAACTTGAAATCACAATTCCTCCATTCTCAGTAGTTGTTTTGGAAGGAAAATAAAAGATATAAAAGATGAAAAAATCAAATTCCATTATAAAAATTGCTTCCTGTATTGGACTGTTTTTATTCGTTTTTGCTGCAACAAGTTGTTCAAAAGATGATCCTGCAACAGAAACCACTAAGCCGCCTGTAGTTGTAGTGCCACCAGTGGTTACGCCAACTTTTCCGGGACCAACTTATGCAGATAACTACACTTCAATATCAGGTTGGGGAACAAAAGCGCAATGGAATTTAGCCAATGTGCACGATCCGTCAGTAGAAAAAAGTGGTGAATATTATTATATGTATCAAACCGATGCTTCTTATGGAAATTCGACTGAAGGTCACGGACATTTTTTCTACAGAAGATCAAAAGATTTAGTCAATTGGGAATTTATGGGACCATCAATGACCGAAGCTCCGGCTTGGGTAAAAGATTCCTTGAATAATAAAAGAGCCAGAATGTCTCCGGCATTGCCACCAATTACAAATCCTAATTATGGATATTGGGCGCCTTGCGTTCGAAAAGTAGGTAACATTTATAGAATGTATTACAGCATTGTGGTTACAAATCCAATTGTTGGAACAGACACGAATACTTCTTGGTCAGAGCGCGCATTTATTGGCTTAGCCGAAACAGATGATTTGGCTTCAAACAATTGGACAGACAAAGGAATGGTCGTTTGTTCTGAACCTGACGGTGTAAAAAGTTATGTCAGAAACGGAGGAAATGATTGGGATGCTTATTTTAAATTTAATGCAATCGATCCAAGTTTTATTCAAACTCCAGAAGGCGATCAATATTTAATTTATGGTTCATGGCATTCCGGAATTGCAGCTTTAAAATTGAATCCAACAACAGGAAAACCGGATAAATTAAAAACAATTGATGATTATGGAGTTCGTATCGCTGGACGTGGAAACGTAAATACAAACCGTTGGCAAGCACTCGAAGGACCAGAAATTATCTATAATCCGGACACACAATATTATTATTTGTTCTTGGCTTATGACGAATTATCGGTTGCTTATAATACACGTGTTGCGCGTTCGAAAAGTATTTTAGGACCGTATCAAACTATCAGCGGAATGAGTATTACAAACGGAGCAGAATGTTTCCCGATGATAACACATCCATATTCTTTTAAAAACCACACAGGTTGGGTTGGAATATCGCATTGTGCCGTTTTTCAAAATCCAGATACCAAACAATGGTATTATGCATCGCAAGCACGTTTACCGGAAGGAGTTCCGGGAATTGCAGTTTCAAATGCAGTTATGATGGGACAGGTTCGCGGCATTCAATGGACAGAAGATGGATGGCCGGTTATTGATCCGGAACGTTATGCAGCAGTACCGGCAACAACAATTGTAGAAGGAAGTTTTGTTGGAACCTGGGAACAAATAACCATGAATTATCAATACAAAACCATTCAGAAATCAGTAACACTTTATCTAACTGCTGACAAAAAAGTAAGCGGCGACGCAAATGGAACATGGTCATATGACAGCACAAAAAAAATCCTAACTATAAATGGTGTAAAATGTAATGTAACAGACGCTTGGGATTGGGAATTAGCGACAAGAAAAGTGACGTTAACTTATTCAGGTTTGACAGGAACAGGATTACCAGTTTGGGGTAAAAAGATAAATTAGAAAATATTTTTAAACACATAGAAACATAGCTTAACAAATCGAATAAGATGTTTCACTCCAAATAAAACACATAGCTATGTGTATTAAAACCAAGTGAAACGCCTTTTTTAAACATCAAAAAATCTATGTTTCTATGTGTTTAAAAAATGACACATTACAAATAAAACAATGAAAAATATAATATCACTTTTAGTTTTGCTTGCCTTTTGTCAAACAATTCAAAGCCAAATTGATCCATCAAAATTCAATAATCCAATTATAAAAGATCAATATACAGGAGATCCTGCAGCATTGGTTTACAAAGACAAAGTGTATTTATACGCCGGTCATGACGAAGCGCCAAACGATTTTAATTTTTATAAAATGAATGAATGGGTTGTGTATTCTTCATCAGATATGAAAAAATGGGAATCGCATCCTGTGCCTCTAAAAGTAACCGATTTTAAATGGGCAAAAGGTGATGCATGGGCTTCTCAGGTAATCGAAAGAAACGGAAAATTCTATTGGTATGTAACCGTTCATCACGGATCTATAGAAGGAAAATCTATTGGAATTGCAGTTTCAGATAGTCCAACCGGACCTTTTAAAGATGCTTTAGGGAAAGCTTTAATTACGAATGACATGACCAAATTTACGGATATAAGCTGGGACGATATCGATCCAACGGTTTATATCGATAACGATGGACAAGCTTATTTGTTTTGGGGAAATACGTCTTGCCATTATGCCAAATTAAAAGAGAATATGATCGAACTTGACGGACCAATTCACCATATAGATTTACCACATTTTACAGAAGCTCCGTGGATTCATAAACACAAAGAATGGTATTATTTATCATACGCTTATGAGTTTCCTGAGAAAATTGCCTACGCGATGAGCAAATCGATTACAGGTCCGTGGGAATTCAAAGGAATCTTGAATGAATTGGCAGGAAACAGTAATACAAACCATCAATCGATAATAGATTTTAAAGGACAATCGTATTTCATTTATCACAACGGAGCATCAATTCCAAACGGAGGAAGTTTTAGAAGATCAGTTTGTGTAGACAAATTATATTACAATAAAGACGGAACGATGAAACGAGTTGTAATGACATCTGAGGGAATACAATAGTTAGTATTCAGTGTTCAGTTTTTAGTATTCAGCTACAGTTTTACTTATATGATTTAAAAGTTTCCAGTCAACGCAAAACTTAAATTTACTTATATCACTTATATGGTTTATAAAAACATAAAACAGGTATTTTCTATACTAATCTTCTTGATTGGTTCAGTTTCATTTGCGCAGGAAATAGTCGTTCACGATCCGGTTGTCATCAAACAAAAAGATACTTATTATTTGTATTGCACGGGAAACGGAATCAGTGTTTTTAGTTCGAAAGATTTAAAAAACTGGAACCCCGAACCACAGGTTTTCAAAGACAAACCCGTTTGGGCAGATGGCGTTGCGGCCGATTTCAAAAATCACATTTGGGCGCCGGATATTTCGTTACACAACAATGTATATTATCTGTATTATTCGGTTTCGGCTTTCGCCAAAAATACTTCGGCGATTGGCGTTGCGACCAATACAACATTAGATCCAAAGGACAAAAAATACAAATGGGTCGATCAGGGAATTGTCATTCAATCACAACCAAACCGAGATATGTGGAATGCTATTGATCCTAATTTAATCTTCGATGAAAATAATACGCCGTGGTTATCATTTGGTTCTTTTTGGGAAGGATTAAAAATGGTAAAACTAAATCCCGATTTAAAATCAATCGCACAACCTCAAGAATGGCACACGATTTCGAAACGAAAAAGAACTTTCGAATTATCGGATTCTGATCCCGGAGATGGCGCGCTTGAAGCTCCTTTTATCTTTAAGAAAAACGGCTATTATTATCAATTTCTTTCTTGGGATTTATGCTGTCGCGGAGAAAAAAGCACTTATAAAGTTGTTGTTGGAAGATCTAAAAATGTAACCGGACCTTACGTCGATAAAGACGGGAAATTATTAACCGAAGGCGGAGGAAGTATTGTAGTTCAGGGCGATGAAAATTACTTTGGCGTAGGCCATAACAGCGCATATACGTTTGATGGGAAAGATTATATTTTCTATCACGCTTACGAAAAGAAAACCAACGGAACTCCAAGATTAGTCGTTAAAGAAATGCTTTGGGACAATGATTTATGGCCCGTTTTAAAATAGAATATCCAAAATAATGAAAAAATATAATTTACCAATAGTAACGATTTTCATGTCAATTCTGATTTTTGTTTCCTGCAAAGAAACGAAGAATGATGCGGTACAATCGACTAAAACTTCTGTCTTAAAAGCGGGTTACGAAATAGAACCAGTCAATATTCAAAATGTAAAATTGACAGATTCTTTTTGGTTGCCAATTATCAAAAGAGTGCAAGAAGTTACGATTGCTTACGCGATTCAGAAATGTAATGAAGAAGGTCGTTTTGAGAATTTTTTAATCGCAGGAAAACAAAAAACCGGAGAAGTTCGTGGACAAATGCCTTTTGATGATACCGATGTTTATAAGATTATCGAAGGCGCATCAAATACTTTAATTTCTGCGCCAAATCCAAAACTGGATCGTGTTTTAGATTCCTTAATTGCCATTGTAAAAATTGGTCAGGAAAAAGACGGTTACTTGACAACATGGAGAACCATAAATCCTGCAAAACCGCCAGCGCCATGGGTTCCGGTAATTGAAGGAAAACGTTGGGAATCATTGCAAATTAGTCACGAATGTTATAATGCAGGACATTTGATCGAAGCTGCAGTTGTACATTTTGAAGCAACGGGAAAAAGAAACTTCCTTGATATTGCGATCAAAAATGCAGATTTATTAGTGAAAACTTTTGGTGATAAACCAGGTCAGGTAAAAGGAGTTCCGGGACATCAAATTGTAGAAACAGGTTTGATCAAATTGTATCAAATTACCGGAAAAGAAGATTATTTAAAGTTAGCCAAATACTTTCTGGATAATCGCGGAAACCCAAATAATCATAAATTATATGGAGAATACGCACAAGATCATATTCCGGTTATTCAGCAAAATGAAGTTGTTGGTCACGCCGTAAGAGCTGTTTATATGTACGCAGGAATGACAGATATTGCGGCAATGACAAAAGACAAAGGTTACACAGATGCCGTAAATAATTTGTGGAGCAATATGGTCAACAAGAAAATGTACATCACTGGCGGAATTGGTTCAAGACACGACGGAGAAGCTTTTGGAGCCAATTATGAATTGCCGAATTTAACTGCATACAATGAAACTTGTGCTGCAATTGGCGATGTATATTGGAATCATAGATTGCATAATTTGACTGGAAAATCACAATATTTTGATGTGATCGAAAGAACAATGTACAACGGATTAATCTCGGGAATTTCATTAGACGGAAAAGAATTTTTCTATCCAAATGCTTTAGAATCTGATGGTGTTTTTAAATCAAACAGAGGATCTTGTACTCGTCAGGCTTGGTTTGATTGTTCTTGTTGTCCAACAAACTTAATCCGATTTGTGCCTTCGATTCCGGGTCTTATTTATTCGAAATCAAAAGACGCGCTTTATGTCAATTTGTACGCTTCAAACAACGCCTCTTTCACTTTAGGAAAAACCGATTTACAGATTTCTCAGCAAACCGGATATCCTTGGAACGGAAAAGTAAATATTTCGGTTAACCCGAAAAAAGAAAGCCAATTCACGATCAAACTTAGAGTTCCGGGTTGGGCAAGAAATGAAGTTTTGCCGGGAGATTTATATTCTTATAAAAAAGCTTCAACTCAAAAAGTAACCATTAATCTGAATGGAGAAACATTGGCAATTCAGCCGCAAGATGGTTATTTCGTTATTACCAGAAATTGGAAAAAAGGAGACGAAATCAATCTTAATTTCCCAATGGAAGTTCAGGAAGTTGAAACAAATACAAAAGTTGAAACCAATAAAAACAAAGTCGCTTTAGAGTATGGACCAATCGTTTATGCGGTAGAAGAAATTGACAATAAAAATAATTTTGATAAAATAGATATCAGTTCTTCAGACACTTTCAAAGTAAAAAAAGAACCTAATTTATTGCAAGGGGTAAACATAATCGAAAATTCAAAATTCAAAGCAATTCCATATTACAGCTGGTCAAATAGAGGAGTTGGGAAGATGAAAGTTTGGTTGGATTATGAGAATTGAGAGAATAGAATAAAGAAAATAGAATAAAGAGGCAAGATAATGGCGTAAATGATAGATTAAAAAAGATCTAAAAAAAGTTCCGGAGGAACGATTCATATTGTAGAGACGGATTTTAATCCGTCAGACGCCATGAGAATAAAGAATTAAAAAGATTAAAAAATCTGCTTGATCTGTAAAATCTGCGAGAGAAATATTTAAACACATAGAAACATAGATTTCTAAATGAATAAAAAAGAGAATAAAACAAATCTGGATTTGCACACATAGCTATGTGAATTAAAACAAATGAAATGCCTTTTTCCAGAATCAAAAGCTATGTCTCTATGTGTTAAAAAGTCAAAGTTTAGAAAATAAAAATCCGTTTTTATCCGCGTTTTCACTTTACTGAATCAGTATAATCCGCGAGCCATAAAAACACAAACATAATAAAAATGAAGTCCAATTTAATTACCAAAATTACCCTTTGTGGTTTGATGCTTAACGGCTTTTATGCTTCGGCACAAAAAAATAATCTTCAGGTTGATGCTGCAAAAACAGTAACCAAAATTCAGCCAACAATGTACGGAGTGTTTTTTGAAGATATCAATTTTGCTGCTGATGGAGGATTATATGCCGAAATGATCAAGAACAGATCGTTTGAATTTGAAACTCCAATGATGGGATGGAACGAACCAAATAGCGACCGACACAAACTAAACCAACAATCGGGAATTGCCAATATTATTCAGTATTCGCAAAAAGGAACAAATCATAATTATTGCCGAGTTACAATAAACGATGCAAATGGTTATGAATTGATCAATGAAGGTTTCAGAGGAATGGGAATCAAGAAAGATCTGAAATATAATTTGTCTCTGAAAGCATCGCAACTATCAGGGAATATTTTGAAGATTAAGATTCAATTTATTGATAAAAATAAAAAGGTTTTAGGCGAAACTTCGATTGTTCCAACATCAAAAGATTGGGCAAATTATACGGCACAATTAACCGCAACGGCAACAGAAGCAAAAGCACAAATCAGAATCACTTTTGAAGGAAGTGGAGTAATTGATTTAGATCAGATTTCGCTATTTCCGGAAAATACATGGAAAGGCAGAAAGAACGGAATGCGTGCTGATTTAGTACAATTATTATATGATTTGAAACCAGGATTTTTACGTTTTCCAGGTGGATGTATTGTTGAAGGAAAAACGTTGGCATTGCGTTACCAATGGAAAAAATCAATTGGAAATGTAGCCGACAGAGAAACGATGATTAATCGTTGGAATACGGAATTTGCACATAAACCTGCACCGGATTATTTCCAGAGTTTTGGATTAGGATTCTATGAATATTTTCAGCTTTCAGAAGACATTGGCGCTTCACCTTTACCAATTTTAAGCTGTGGAATGGCTTGTCAATTTAACACAGGAGAATTAGTTCCTATGGATCAATTGGATCCTTATGTGCAAGATGCTTTAGACTTAATTGAATTTGCAAATGGCGATCAAACTACTGCTTGGGGAAAAATTCGTGCTGATATTGGACATCCAAAACCTTTTAATTTGAAATTTATTGGAGTTGGAAATGAGCAATGGGGACCAGATTATATTGAGCGTTTCAAAGTGTTTCAAAAAGCGATAAAAGATAAATATCCAAATATCACAATTGTATCCGGAACAGGACCATTTCCTGACGGAGATTATTTTGATTATGGCATGAAAGAACTTAAAAAACTAAATGCTGAAATTGTAGACGAACATTATTATAAAGATCCGGCCTGGTTCCGTAAAAATGTAACGCGTTACGATAATTATGATCGTAAAGGACCAAAGATTTTTGCTGGAGAATATGCAGCGCAAAGTGTGGCGATTGCAAGTCCGGATAATAAAAATAACTGGGAATGTGCTTTTTCTGAAGCGGCTTTCATGACCGGAATGGAACGTAATGCTGAGGTTGTTCAATTGACATCTTATGCGCCTTTATTGGCTCACGTAGAAGGCTGGCAATGGACACCGGACATGATTTGGTTCAACAATTTACAATCTTATGGAACGCCAAATTATTATGTTCAGAAATTATTCTCTAATAATAAAGGGACAGATTTAATCAATATTACAAAAGACGGAAAACCAGTTACGGGACAAAATGATTTGTTTGCATCTGCAGTAAAAGATGTGAATTCTAAAGAAGTAATTCTGAAAATTGTGAATGCTTCGGCATCGGCACAAAATGCTTCAATTGATGTAAAAGGAGCAAAATTAGATTCAAAAGGAACGGCAATAATCTTAAAAGGAGACGGAATAAATGATGAGAATTCTTTTGAGTCTCCAACGAAAATTAGTCCAAAAGAAAGCGAATTTAAGGTGAACGGAAGCAAGGTTCAATATGATTTTCCGGCATACTCAGTTACCGTTTTGAAAATTAAGATGAAATAATCGCAACAGAATAAATGTAAAACCAACGTTTATTTTTTGTTTTGCTCTTAAACTCTTGTTTTGATGCATTATTTGTAAAAATTCAAGCCTCTATTTTTATTAAGTGTTTTTTATACACTTATAAATTATTTATAATTATATTTGTCATTATTATTAAATGAATTTCGAATGAAAAATTACGTTATAGGATTGGACTACGGAACAGATTCAGTTCGAGCGATGCTAATAGATACTGAAAATGGGCAAGAGTTGGCATCAAATGTTTCTCATTATAAAAGATGGAAAAACAAGCAATATTGTGATGCGTCGATAAATCAATTTCGTCAACATCCATTAGATCATATCGAAGGTTTAGAGATTACGATTCAGACAGTTATAAAAGAAAGTAAAGTTGATGCTTCGTTAATAAAAGGAATCTGTATTGATACAACCGGATCTTCTCCGGTTCCTGTTACGAAAGACGGAATTCCGTTAGCATTGACAAAAGGTTTTGAAGAAAACCCAAATGCGATGATGGTGCTTTGGAAAGATCATACTTCGATAAATGAAGCAAACGAAATAAACGAATTGGCGGTAAGCTGGGGCGGAGAAAATGTAACTAAATATGTAGGCGGAATTTATTCATCAGAATGGTTTTGGGCAAAAATCCTGCACATTGCCAGAGAAGATGAAGCGGTTCGAAATGCTGCACACACCTGGATGGAGCATTGCGATTTAATGACGTATTTATTGATAGAAGATAAAGATTTAAAAACTTTCAAAAGAAGCCGTTGTGCTGCGGGACATAAAGCAATGTGGCACGAAGACTGGAACGGATTACCCCCAGTTGAATTCTTAGAAAAATTGCATCCTTATTTAGCACAACTTCGCGGTAATCTTTATGATGAAACTTATACATCAGATTTAGTTGCAGGAAATTTAAGCAAAGAATGGGCAGATCGTTTAGGGCTTTCGACAGAAACAGTTGTAGCTGTTGGAACTTTCGATGCACATTCTGGAGCTGTTGGAGCTAAGATTGGAGAGAATACTTTAGTTCGCGTTATGGGAACTTCAACCTGCGATATTTTGGTAGGTTCAAAAGAAGAAGTAGGAACTAAAACCGTTCGCGGAATTTGTGGACAAGTTGATGGTTCTGTGATTCCGGGTTATATTGGATTAGAAGCCGGACAATCTGCTTTTGGAGATTTATTGGCTTGGTACAAAGAATTATTGCTTTGGCCAACAGATCTTTTATTGACGACTTCGACGGTTTTAAATGAAACTCAAAAAGAACAATTAAGAGAAGAATTCAGCGATAAACTAATTGTAGAATTAACAAAGGAAGCGGAGAAAATCCCAGTTTCAGATAGTCTTCCAATTGCTTTAGACTGGATCAACGGACGTAGAACTCCGGATGCTAATCAGGAATTAAAAAGCGCGATTTCAAATCTTTCTTTAGGAACAAAAGCGCCACATATTTTCAAAGCTTTGGTAAATGCTATTTGTTTTGGAGCGAAGAAAATCGTGGATCGTTTTGAAGAGGAAGGTGTGAAAATAGACAGCGTAATCGGGATTGGTGGCGTTGCTCGTAAATCTCCTTTTATTATGCAGACTTTGGCAAATGTTTTAAACAAGCCAATTAAAATTGCAGCTTCAGACCAAACTCCTGCTTTAGGAGCGGCGATTTATGCAGCAGTTGCAGCAGGAATTTATCCAAACGTAATTGAAGCAAGTCAAAAAATAGGAAGTGATTTTGATGGAGAATATTTCCCTCAATTAGACAAAGTTGCAGCTTATCACAAACTGCTTTTGGCATACGATCAATTAAGCGCTTACGAAGATCCAACTATTAAAATTTCGCAACATGAGTTCTCTTTATAAAGATTTAAAACAGGAATGTTACGAAGCCAATATGCAGTTAAATGCATTGAATTTGGTTGTATATACTTTCGGAAATGTGAGTGCTGTTGACAGAGAAAATGGTGTTTTTGCCATTAAACCAAGTGGCGTTCCTTACGAAGATTTAAAACCCGAAGATATTGTGATTGTCGATTTTGATAATAATATTATTGAAGGTTCTATGCGTCCGTCATCAGACACAAAAACGCATGCTTATTTATATAAAAACTGGCCAAATATTGGAGGCGTTGCACATACACACGCCACTTATTCGGTTGCTTGGGCACAATCACAACGCGATATTCCCATTTTTGGAACCACGCATGCAGATCATTTAACAGCTGATATTCCGTGTGCGCCACCGATGGCAGATGCGCTTATAGAAGGAAACTACGAACACAATACCGGAATTCAGATTTTGGATTGTTTCAAAGAAAAAAATCTTTCTTACGAAGAAGTAGAAATGGTTTTGATTGGAAATCACGGTCCATTTGCATGGGGAAAAAACGCTGCAAAAGCAGTTTATAATAGTAAAGTTCTTGAAGTTGTAGCTGAAATGGCGTATCTGACTTTACAAATAAATCCAAATGCACCAAGATTAAAAGATTCCCTAATAAAGAAACATTACAATCGTAAACACGGAAAAGATTCGTATTACGGACAGTAAGATAAAAGAAAATAGAGCAAAGAAGAAAGATTTTCGACGTTTTCGAAACGTTAAACGAAAAGAACAAAGGATAAATAACAAAGATTTTCCGCATTTCAAACTTGAAACTTGAAACAAAGAAAACTTGAAACAAAATAAAAAACAATGATTGACATTTCTCAAAAAGAAGTTTGGTTTGTAGTAGGAAGCCAGGAATTATACGGACCGGAAACTTTAAAATTAGTGGCGGAACATGCTGCAATTATGGCAAAAGGTTTAGATGCTTCATCGCAGATTCCGGTAAAAATAGTTTGCAAAGACACTTTAAAATCGCCTAAGCAAATTTTAGATTTATGTTTAGAGGCAAATTCTGCTAAAAACTGTATCGGACTTATCGCTTGGATGCACACTTTTTCACCAGCAAAAATGTGGATCGGTGGATTGAGTATTCTAAAGAAACCATTATGCCATTTGCATACACAATATAATGCTGAAATTCCGTGGGGAACTATCGACATGGATTTCATGAACCTGAATCAATCGGCGCA
This genomic window from Flavobacterium sp. 9 contains:
- a CDS encoding alpha-L-arabinofuranosidase C-terminal domain-containing protein, whose protein sequence is MKSNLITKITLCGLMLNGFYASAQKNNLQVDAAKTVTKIQPTMYGVFFEDINFAADGGLYAEMIKNRSFEFETPMMGWNEPNSDRHKLNQQSGIANIIQYSQKGTNHNYCRVTINDANGYELINEGFRGMGIKKDLKYNLSLKASQLSGNILKIKIQFIDKNKKVLGETSIVPTSKDWANYTAQLTATATEAKAQIRITFEGSGVIDLDQISLFPENTWKGRKNGMRADLVQLLYDLKPGFLRFPGGCIVEGKTLALRYQWKKSIGNVADRETMINRWNTEFAHKPAPDYFQSFGLGFYEYFQLSEDIGASPLPILSCGMACQFNTGELVPMDQLDPYVQDALDLIEFANGDQTTAWGKIRADIGHPKPFNLKFIGVGNEQWGPDYIERFKVFQKAIKDKYPNITIVSGTGPFPDGDYFDYGMKELKKLNAEIVDEHYYKDPAWFRKNVTRYDNYDRKGPKIFAGEYAAQSVAIASPDNKNNWECAFSEAAFMTGMERNAEVVQLTSYAPLLAHVEGWQWTPDMIWFNNLQSYGTPNYYVQKLFSNNKGTDLINITKDGKPVTGQNDLFASAVKDVNSKEVILKIVNASASAQNASIDVKGAKLDSKGTAIILKGDGINDENSFESPTKISPKESEFKVNGSKVQYDFPAYSVTVLKIKMK
- a CDS encoding ribulokinase encodes the protein MKNYVIGLDYGTDSVRAMLIDTENGQELASNVSHYKRWKNKQYCDASINQFRQHPLDHIEGLEITIQTVIKESKVDASLIKGICIDTTGSSPVPVTKDGIPLALTKGFEENPNAMMVLWKDHTSINEANEINELAVSWGGENVTKYVGGIYSSEWFWAKILHIAREDEAVRNAAHTWMEHCDLMTYLLIEDKDLKTFKRSRCAAGHKAMWHEDWNGLPPVEFLEKLHPYLAQLRGNLYDETYTSDLVAGNLSKEWADRLGLSTETVVAVGTFDAHSGAVGAKIGENTLVRVMGTSTCDILVGSKEEVGTKTVRGICGQVDGSVIPGYIGLEAGQSAFGDLLAWYKELLLWPTDLLLTTSTVLNETQKEQLREEFSDKLIVELTKEAEKIPVSDSLPIALDWINGRRTPDANQELKSAISNLSLGTKAPHIFKALVNAICFGAKKIVDRFEEEGVKIDSVIGIGGVARKSPFIMQTLANVLNKPIKIAASDQTPALGAAIYAAVAAGIYPNVIEASQKIGSDFDGEYFPQLDKVAAYHKLLLAYDQLSAYEDPTIKISQHEFSL
- a CDS encoding L-ribulose-5-phosphate 4-epimerase, whose translation is MSSLYKDLKQECYEANMQLNALNLVVYTFGNVSAVDRENGVFAIKPSGVPYEDLKPEDIVIVDFDNNIIEGSMRPSSDTKTHAYLYKNWPNIGGVAHTHATYSVAWAQSQRDIPIFGTTHADHLTADIPCAPPMADALIEGNYEHNTGIQILDCFKEKNLSYEEVEMVLIGNHGPFAWGKNAAKAVYNSKVLEVVAEMAYLTLQINPNAPRLKDSLIKKHYNRKHGKDSYYGQ